One stretch of Armigeres subalbatus isolate Guangzhou_Male chromosome 2, GZ_Asu_2, whole genome shotgun sequence DNA includes these proteins:
- the LOC134209507 gene encoding uncharacterized protein LOC134209507, with protein sequence MDAKKSITLFSTDVLEDHREYKRSATVISGLSEKVVNYHGGQRASGSSGRRWSSRIVADELDERCTTYGASVKDSVIGNIRSKLIESIFELLEAHTVHRLDLPAQKLDARKLVQEFAHLEHIDIDPYEKAAPKILLGIDNLHLIAPLDSRVGKPGEPVAVLCKLGWTVYDPRTNVVGNVHFLGHHRCACEECNQVDKRLDDAIKQHYQLEEVGVSPIRLESKEDRRAREILEKTTRRVGQRFETGLLWKEDKIHFPDSFNMAMKRMRSLEGRMNRNPGVREALQKQLNDYLVKGYAHRITERELRETPRYQEWYLPLNYVVNPKKPGKVRLVWDAAARVQGVSLNDKLLKGPDMVAALSAVINSFRERRIAFGGDIREMFHQVLVRPEDRQAQRFLFPGPNGEVEIFVMDVVIFGSNCSPCSSQFVKNLNAQEHADEFPEAADAIIRKHYVDDYFDSADTEVEAVKRATDVRNLHARGGFEIRNWVSNSKEVLRQLGEADSTVKLLEVDKGSQTERILGVLWDPEEDAFSFSTEIREDLQPYAYEGVQLHVFTDAGDAAYGCVAYFRFDYGEVIHCAFVEAKAKVVPLQYLSTPRKELEAAVLGARLVNSICENHFFPVKRRFLWCDSDTVVSWIKSDQRRYKPFVAHRIGEIVSITNPEEWHWVGTKCNPADDLTKWGKGTEIKSESRWYRGPDFLYRGEEEWPKQDRLRVEVAEELRASVLLHHIVLPDSLIERMCHISRWPVMVRTVATVFRFITNCRRRVQKKPIEALWGSSKRSGVQGFPSVEVPLQQKEYLAAENLLWKAVQADQFADEVKTLWRNKELPSSQAIPLERSSALYRLAPFLDEDGVIRMEGRTEAAEYAPFDVRFPIILPRDHAVTTRLLEHYHREYGHSSRESVVNEVRQRFYIPRLRVQIDKVMRACTWCSIRKAKPSVARMAPLPRQRLAARVDPFAYVGIDYFGPLEVSIGRRKEKRWVALFTCMTTRAVHLEVAYSLTTESCKMAIRRYVKRRGSPSEIFSDNGTNFVGANRDLTRELNAGCADTFTSAKTRWAFNPPSAPHMECGESGELSSLTYVSTNVKEDQEALTPNHFLRGRPVAECLPPRNSVELADTLRSSYNRAQFLAHKFWDRWQKEYLPTLNSRSKWMVDQRPVAVGDLVFVADGEKRNVWERGMVKEVFAGSDGRIRSASVQTSKGEKVRPVAKLAILELNSEE encoded by the exons ATGGATGCCAAGAAAAGCATAACGCTCTTCTCCACGGACGTCCTGGAGGATCATCGCGAATACAAGCGCAGTGCAACAGTCATctccggtctcagcgagaa GGTCGTCAATTACCATGGTGGACAACGAGCTAGCGGAAGCTCTGGGCGCAGATGGTCCAGTAGAATCGTTGCAGATGAGCTGGACGAACGGTGTACAACGTACGGAGCATCAGTCAAAGACAGTGTTATTGGAAATATCCGCTCGAAACTCATTGAATCAATTTTTGAGTTGTTGGAGGCTCACACCGTGCATAGGTTGGATCTCCCTGCTCAGAAGCTGGATGCTAGGAAGCTAGTTCAGGAGTTTGCACACCTCGAGCACATCGATATCGATCCTTACGAGAAAGCTGCTCCGAAGATCTTGTTGGGAATCGATAATCTCCACCTCATCGCCCCGCTAGACTCCCGAGTAGGAAAGCCTGGAGAGCCAGTCGCTGTTCTGTGTAAGCTTGGATGGACGGTGTATGATCCACGTACAAACGTCGTAGGCAACGTACATTTCCTGGGGCACCATCGATGCGCTTGTGAGGAATGCAATCAGGTAGATAAAAGGTTGGACGACGCGATAAAACAGCATTATCAGCTCGAAGAGGTCGGAGTATCGCCAATACGCCTTGAATCGAAAGAGGATCGACGAGCTCGTGAAATATTGGAGAAGACAACCCGGAGGGTAGGCCAGAGATTCGAGACTGGACTGTTGTGGAAAGAGGACAAGATCCATTTCCCCGATAGTTTCAACATGGCTATGAAGCGGATGCGAAGTCTGGAAGGTCGAATGAATCGAAATCCGGGGGTACGCGAAGCCCTGCAGAAGCAGCTGAATGACTACCTAGTCAAGGGTTACGCACATCGCATCACTGAACGTGAATTGAGGGAGACTCCGAGGTATCAAGAATGGTATTTGCCGCTGAACTACGTGGTCAACCCGAAGAAACCTGGAAAAGTGCGCTTGGTCTGGGATGCGGCTGCGAGGGTGCAAGGAGTGTCATTGAATGATAAGTTGCTGAAAGGGCCGGACATGGTTGCAGCACTATCGGCCGTGATCAACAGTTTCCGTGAGAGACGAATCGCGTTCGGAGGTGACATAAGGGAAATGTTTCACCAGGTACTAGTACGTCCGGAGGATCGGCAGGCACAGCGGTTCCTTTTCCCAGGTCCAAATGGGGAAGTGGAAATCTTCGTGATGGACGTCGTGATTTTCGGATCGAATTGCTCACCCTGTTCTTCACAATTTGTGAAAAATCTGAACGCTCAAGAACACGCTGATGAGTTTCCTGAAGCGGCGGATGCTATCATCCGTAAGCATTACGTCGATGATTACTTCGATAGCGCGGATACTGAAGTGGAAGCAGTTAAAAGAGCTACCGATGTGCGGAATTTACATGCCAGAGGGGGTTTCGAGATCAGGAACTGGGTCAGTAACTCGAAGGAAGTTTTGCGGCAGCTCGGAGAGGCGGATAGCACGGTGAAGTTGCTAGAAGTGGACAAGGGTAGTCAAacggaaagaattcttggagtgcTCTGGGATCCAGAAGAAGATGCATTCTCGTTCTCCACGGAGATTCGGGAAGATCTGCAGCCATAT GCATACGAAGGGGTGCAACTTCACGTTTTCACCGATGCTGGAGATGCAGCGTATGGGTGCGTCGCCTACTTTAGATTCGACTACGGCGAAGTCATTCACTGCGCATTCGTCGAAGCGAAGGCAAAGGTGGTACCGTTGCAGTACTTGTCCACTCCGAGGAAGGAGTTGGAAGCTGCGGTCCTGGGTGCACGATTGGTCAATTCGATTtgcgaaaaccatttttttccgGTGAAGAGAAGATTCCTGTGGTGTGACTCCGATACGGTGGTTTCCTGGATAAAGTCCGACCAACGAAGGTACAAACCCTTTGTCGCCCACCGGATAGGAGAGATAGTCAGCATCACAAATCCAGAAGAGTGGCATTGGGTGGGAACGAAATGTAATCCTGCCGATGACCTGACGAAGTGGGGCAAGGGAACGGAGATCAAATCGGAGAGCCGATGGTACCGTGGACCTGATTTCCTATACCGAGGAGAAGAAGAGTGGCCGAAGCAGGATCGTCTGCGAGTTGAAGTAGCCGAAGAGCTCCGAGCGAGCGTGCTACTACACCATATTGTGTTGCCCGATAGTCTGATCGAGAGGATGTGCCATATCTCGCGTTGGCCAGTAATGGTACGAACGGTTGCTACGGTATTCCGTTTCATTACAAATTGCCGTCGCCGTGTACAGAAGAAGCCGATTGAAGCTTTATGGGGGAGTAGCAAGCGATCCGGAGTACAAGGGTTCCCGAGTGTTGAAGTGCCGTTACAACAGAAAGAATATCTGGCGGCGGAGAATCTTTTGTGGAAAGCTGTGCAAGCGGACCAGTTCGCCGATGAAGTGAAGACCTTGTGGAGGAATAAGGAGCTGCCGAGCTCACAAGCAATACCGCTCGAGAGATCAAGTGCGTTGTATCGTCTGGCACCGTTCCTGGATGAAGACGGAGTTATTCGCATGGAAGGTAGAACCGAAGCAGCGGAGTATGCACCGTTCGACGTCAGGTTCCCGATCATTCTACCAAGGGACCATGCAGTGACGACGAGGTTGCTGGAGCACTACCATCGAGAGTATGGCCACAGCAGCAGGGAGAGTGTTGTGAACGAAGTTCGGCAGCGGTTCTACATACCCAGGCTACGGGTACAAATCGACAAGGTTATGCGAGCATGTACTTGGTGCAGTATTCGGAAGGCAAAACCATCTGTGGCGAGAATGGCACCCCTGCCGAGGCAGCGCTTAGCAGCGAGGGTCGATCCGTTTGCCTACGTAGGTATCGACTACTTCGGGCCGCTGGAAGTGTCCATTGGACGAAGGAAGGAGAAAAGGTGGGTAGCACTTTTCACGTGTATGACAACGCGTGCGGTACACCTGGAGGTGGCGTACAGCCTTACGACGGAGTCGTGTAAAATGGCGATCAGGAGGTATGTGAAGCGACGCGGCAGTCCGTCCGAAATCTTCTCCGACAACGGCACGAATTTCGTAGGAGCCAATCGAGACCTGACGAGAGAGCTGAATGCGGGATGTGCAGACACATTTACCAGTGCGAAAACCAGGTGGGCGTTCAATCCTCCCTCAGCACCACACATGGAATG CGGAGAATCTGGTGAACTCTCGTCCCTCACATACGTATCCACGAACGTGAAGGAGGACCAAGAAGCTTTGACGCCGAATCACTTCTTGCGCGGGCGTCCGGTTGCTGAGTGCTTGCCGCCGAGGAACTCGGTGGAGCTAGCTGATACGCTGCGGAGCAGCTATAACCGAGCGCAGTTCTTGGCGCACAAATTTTGGGACCGTTGGCAGAAGGAGTACCTGCCCACACTGAATAGCAGGTCGAAATGGATGGTCGACCAACGTCCAGTTGCGGTTGGAGACCTAGTGTTCGTTGCTGACGGCGAAAAGCGGAACGTTTGGGAACGAGGTATGGTGAAGGAGGTGTTCGCGGGAAGTGACGGCCGAATCCGCTCGGCGTCCGTGCAAACCTCAAAGGGAGAAAAGGTCCGGCCAGTGGCGAAGCTGGCTATCTTGGAGCTGAATAGTGAGGAGTAA